TGGAGAATTTATATCCTCCAATAGTTACATAGTTTGGTAATTTACCATATTTTTTTAAATAGCTATTTACAGTTTTAGAAGCAGCTAATATTTGGTTTTGAGTTAAAGTTTTTGGCTCACCGGCAGCTGCTTTGATTTGATTATCTTTTTTATTACTAGAAACATTTTTATTTGTATTTGAATCAGAACTGTTATTTTTAGTAATATTTTGGTTTGTATCAGTATTTGAAGAACTATCCGAAGTTTTTATCAGGTTAGTTGCTCCGACATTTTCATTGGTAGTACTAGTGATTGTATCATTCACGTCACTAGCATAACTTGCACTTATTCCAATGAAAAATATACTAAATACAATAAGTATAAGTGCTTTTTTGCTTAATCTAATTTTTCCACCTCATTAATTTAAACCCTAAATTTTTATTCTTATTCTAAGGTTTAGATCTTTTTAAATTAGTTTATTTTATTAATTATCCAATATAATTATATTTTTTATACTTATATTAATTGTATAATTATATTAAATATTTATATTCATTAATAACTTATATTCATTAATAATTCATTAATAAATTTATTAAAATTAGCTATATAATAAAAATCATTAGTTATTTATTAAAATAAATCATTATTTAATTATTATTTATATTTATAATATTTATATTCATTATTGATATCTGAATTTATTCATTATATTATATCTTAATTTATAATTACTATTTATATTTGAAAACTTTTTATGAATACTTTGTTCAATGTAATTCAATGTATAGCTTAAATTATATATGTAAAGAATATGCTTGTAATCAGAACATTAAATATTTTTTACTTTATAAAATTCCATTTATGTATATACATTGCATTGATTCATTTATATTGAAAATCAATGTTTTCGAATAAGTAAATTCATTTAATAAATTTTTTTACTCTGAATTTAATTATCTAGCATAATATTAACTTCATATCTATTATTAAATTTAATAGTTTATAAAGTTTTATATATAGAAATAGGGTTGTATGTTCTTTGTTTTCTTTTAAAATCGCAAAACAGTATATTCAAGTATTAAATCTTTCCCTAATTGGTACCTATTTTTTAATTCAAGATTAATGGCATCTTTCATAAAATCAAAACCTTCACCATCAATCAATGTTTTAGCATTTTTCCCTCCAACAACCATTGGAGCTACACATACTCTTATTTCATCAATTAAGTTTTCTTTTAGCATTGAAAAGTTTAAAGTTGATCCTCCTTCCAACATAAGAGTTTTAATGTTTTTTGAGTAGAGATATTTCATCAATTCTTTTAAGTTCACAGGACTTTCATTTGAATAAAATATATCAGCCACTTTAGTAAGCTTTTGGCAACGTTCAAAAGCTAAATCGTCTTTTTTTACATAATCTGAAGTTGCTATGATCGTTTCAGCATCATCATTTAATATTCTGGAGGATAGTGGAGTCCGACATTGATTATCAACTACTACTCTAATAGGGTTGTCTGATTTTTTTGAATTTATTTTATGAACTGTTAATCTAGGGTCATCAGCTAACACAGTATTTATACCTACCATTATTCCATCAACCTCTTTTCGAAGTTTATGAACACGTTCTAAATCTTTTTTCCCAGATATTTCCGAACTTCCAGTCTTTGTAGCTATTTTTCCATCAAGTGTCATAGCTGCATTTAATATTACATGAGGTTTCATATGATGACCTAATCTTACAAATTTATAAAATTATTTTTAATCCTTTTCACATATCTCAAGCTATTAAATCATTAAAATATTGTGATTTTTAATTATTTCAATTGATTGGATATATTATATATTTAACAATTATTGATTTTTTAAATATAAATAATTATTTTATAATTTATTTATAATTTATTTTATATTTTATTTTAGAATTTATTTCTTTAATTTTGATCTATATTTCAATAATGTTTTTTAAAAAAGAAATTCATATAATATAATATATAAAATATATTTAATAATTTTTATAATATATTTAATAATTATATGTAAAATTTACATAATATAATTAATTTATACATTATATTTAATTCATAAATAATATTATAATTCATAAATAATATTAATAAAATGAAAATAATGAAATGAAAATTTTTTAAATCAATTGATCGTGATTTTTTATGGATAATCGTTATAAAAAAGGAATGGAAATACTAAAAATAACTAATAAAGGTGCTATTGAAGACCTTTTTGAAGGTTTAGAGGACATTGCTCCTGACCTTGGAAGGTTTGTAGTCGAATTCCCTTACTCTGAAATTTATACAAGAGAAACTGTTGATTTAAAAACTAGGGAATTGGCAACAGTAGCTGCTCTTACTGCTATGGGAACAGCTGAGGCTCAATTAGAAGATCATATTAATGCTGCTTTAAATGTTGATAATAGTCCTGAAGAGATAGTTGAAATAATAATGCAAATGTCTGCTTATGCAGGATTTCCAGCAGCTATTAATGGGGTTATGTCAGCTAAGAAAGTTTTTAAAAAGAAAAATTTACTTCCACTTAAATCAAAAGAATGATTTTTGTTTTAACATGTGATAATATGTTTATGGGCGCATCTACTAAGCAAGGATATGATATAGCTAATAAAAGCCGAGAAATTGTCAGATCTTTAATAAAAAATGATATTGGTGGACTTTCTCCAGCAGAACAAGATATTGTAGAAAGAATTGTTCATTCTACAGCTGATCCCGAATATGCTAAACTAGTATCAATAAGTTCTGATTTTGTTGAAAATAGCTTAAAGGCATTGAAGAATAATGAAAATATATTAACTGATATTAATATGGTTAAATCAGGAATTACTCAATATGAAGGTAATGTAGATTGTTACATTAAAAATCAGGAAGTAATTGATTTAGCTAAAAATCAAAAAATTACAAGAGCCGCAGCAGCTATCCAATTTGCAGCTGATAATGATTTTAAAGGAATTATAGCTGTTGGTAATGCACCTACTGCACTTTACAAAGCTATTGAATTATATGAATTAGGCGAACTTGACATTGCTTCTATTGTTGGTGTTCCAGTTGGATTTGTTGGAGCTGCAGATTCAAAACAAGCTTTAAAAAGCACATCAATTCCAAATATTATTACAGAAGGGCCTAAAGGAGGAACTCCTGTAGCTGTAGCTTGTGTAAATTCTCTTATTCAAACTATGAAAAAAGATTAGTCTTATAAACATTTATCTTATAAAATTTTATAAGATTTTTATAAGATTAGTAATGATTAGTTATTACTAGTCACTATTAATTACTACTAATTACTACTAATTGTAAATAATTACTACCAATTAGTAATATCAATAATATTTATTAAAATTATATGGAGATATCATGAATTCTAAAGAATTATTTGAAGAATCTAAAAAATATTTGCCTGGTGGAGTTGATTCGCCTGTAAGATCATTTGAACCTTATCCTTTTTTTGTAGAAAAAGCAGAAGGATCTCATTTATGGGATGTTGAAGGAAATGATTATATTGATCATTGTTTAGGTTATGGCCCTTTAATATTAGGACATGGAAATTCATTGGTTCGAGAAAATGTATTTAAACAAATTGAAAATGGAACTACATATGGAGCACCAACTGAAAATGAAATCAAATTAGCTAAAATGGTTATAGATAGAGTTCCTGCTGCTGAAATGGTTAGATTTGTTAATTCTGGAACTGAAGCTACAATGAGTGCAATACGTTTAGCCAGAGGTTTTACTGGTAAAAATAAGATTGTTAAATTTGAAGGTAGCTATCATGGTGCACACGATTATGTTCTTGTAAAATCAGGTTCTGGAGCAGCTACTCTTCCAGATTCTCTTGGAATTCCTGAAGATACTACTAAAAACACTCTTAGTTGTCCTTTCAATGA
The Methanobrevibacter sp. TMH8 DNA segment above includes these coding regions:
- a CDS encoding 2,5-diamino-6-(ribosylamino)-4(3H)-pyrimidinone 5'-phosphate reductase; this encodes MKPHVILNAAMTLDGKIATKTGSSEISGKKDLERVHKLRKEVDGIMVGINTVLADDPRLTVHKINSKKSDNPIRVVVDNQCRTPLSSRILNDDAETIIATSDYVKKDDLAFERCQKLTKVADIFYSNESPVNLKELMKYLYSKNIKTLMLEGGSTLNFSMLKENLIDEIRVCVAPMVVGGKNAKTLIDGEGFDFMKDAINLELKNRYQLGKDLILEYTVLRF
- a CDS encoding carboxymuconolactone decarboxylase family protein → MDNRYKKGMEILKITNKGAIEDLFEGLEDIAPDLGRFVVEFPYSEIYTRETVDLKTRELATVAALTAMGTAEAQLEDHINAALNVDNSPEEIVEIIMQMSAYAGFPAAINGVMSAKKVFKKKNLLPLKSKE
- a CDS encoding cobalt-precorrin-8 methylmutase, with the protein product MFMGASTKQGYDIANKSREIVRSLIKNDIGGLSPAEQDIVERIVHSTADPEYAKLVSISSDFVENSLKALKNNENILTDINMVKSGITQYEGNVDCYIKNQEVIDLAKNQKITRAAAAIQFAADNDFKGIIAVGNAPTALYKAIELYELGELDIASIVGVPVGFVGAADSKQALKSTSIPNIITEGPKGGTPVAVACVNSLIQTMKKD